The following proteins are encoded in a genomic region of Streptomyces collinus Tu 365:
- a CDS encoding endonuclease/exonuclease/phosphatase family protein yields the protein MARQAYVTETDHGGSGPERPGSRLRRLVRRLLHGWRGDPRVWRRGAVLAVLALLLALVMLLHSHIPNRVGNLGSLSETFLPWLGLAIPVLLVLGVLRKSATALIAVLLPGIVWLNLFGGLLTDKQGTGGDLMVATHNVNADNPDPATTARDVASSGAQLLALEELPASAVPVYERTLASTYRYHAVVGTVGLWSKYPMSGVEAVDIKLGWKRAMRATVATPEGPLAVYVAHMPSVRVKMEAGFTARQRDKSADALGEAIADETLKRVVLLGDLNGTMNDRSLNGVTSQLRSTQGAVGSGFGFSWPASFPMARIDQIMVRGVEPESSWTLPRTGSDHLPVAARVQLDTSS from the coding sequence ATGGCGCGGCAGGCGTACGTGACGGAGACGGACCACGGCGGCTCGGGGCCCGAGCGACCGGGATCGCGGCTCCGACGCCTGGTGCGGCGCCTGTTGCACGGCTGGCGCGGCGATCCGCGCGTCTGGCGCAGAGGAGCCGTCCTCGCCGTCCTCGCGCTGCTGCTCGCCCTGGTGATGCTGCTGCACTCGCACATCCCCAACCGGGTGGGCAACCTGGGCAGTCTGAGCGAGACGTTCCTGCCCTGGCTGGGGCTGGCCATCCCGGTGCTGCTGGTCCTCGGCGTGCTGCGCAAATCGGCGACCGCGCTGATCGCGGTCCTGCTCCCCGGCATCGTGTGGCTGAACCTCTTCGGCGGTCTGCTCACCGACAAGCAGGGCACCGGCGGCGACCTGATGGTGGCCACCCACAACGTGAACGCGGACAACCCCGACCCGGCCACGACCGCCCGGGACGTGGCCTCCTCCGGGGCCCAGCTGCTGGCGCTGGAGGAACTGCCCGCGTCCGCCGTCCCGGTGTACGAGCGGACGCTCGCGTCGACGTACCGGTACCACGCGGTCGTCGGCACGGTCGGGTTGTGGAGCAAGTACCCGATGAGCGGCGTCGAGGCGGTCGACATCAAGCTCGGCTGGAAGCGCGCCATGCGCGCGACCGTCGCCACCCCCGAGGGCCCGCTCGCGGTGTACGTCGCCCACATGCCCTCGGTCCGCGTGAAGATGGAGGCCGGGTTCACCGCCCGGCAGCGCGACAAGAGCGCCGACGCGCTCGGCGAGGCGATCGCCGACGAGACGCTGAAGCGGGTGGTGCTGCTCGGCGACCTGAACGGCACGATGAACGACCGCTCGCTCAACGGTGTGACCTCCCAGCTGCGCTCCACGCAGGGCGCCGTGGGCAGCGGCTTCGGGTTCAGCTGGCCGGCGTCCTTCCCGATGGCGCGGATCGACCAGATCATGGTCCGGGGCGTCGAGCCGGAGAGCTCCTGGACGCTGCCGCGCACGGGCAGCGACCACCTGCCGGTGGCCGCGCGTGTGCAGCTCGACACGTCCTCGTAA
- a CDS encoding MFS transporter — MPLALLALAVGAFGIGTTEFVMMGLLPDVADDLHLAIPTAGHLVSAYALGVVIGAPLLAALTARLSRRHVLIGLMALFVAGNALSAFAPGYDSLLAARFLSGLPHGAFFGVGAVVATGMVAPERKARSVSLMFLGLTVANIAGVPVATLMGQHLGWRATFLGVSAIGLAAIASLALLIPHDRAAAPTTGLRGELAALRSVPVWLALGTTVAGFGALFAAYSYITPMLTEAAGFAEGNVTLLLALFGVGATAGNLLGGRLADHSLRGTLFGGLVSLALVLLLFPVLMRAEWSAALSVALLGMAAFVTGSPLQLMVMEKAATAPSLASSANQAAFNLANAGGAWIGGLALAAGFGPTSPAPAGAGLAVLGLGVAGVAWAVDRRHEVAHEGRVVATHVPDQAGVLHH, encoded by the coding sequence ATGCCCCTGGCCCTGCTCGCCCTGGCCGTCGGCGCCTTCGGCATCGGTACCACCGAGTTCGTGATGATGGGACTGCTCCCCGACGTCGCGGACGACCTGCACCTCGCCATCCCCACCGCGGGACACCTCGTCTCGGCCTACGCGCTGGGCGTCGTCATCGGCGCCCCGCTGCTGGCGGCGCTCACCGCGCGCCTCTCGCGCCGCCACGTCCTCATCGGGCTGATGGCCCTGTTCGTCGCGGGCAACGCGCTCTCCGCGTTCGCCCCGGGCTACGACTCCCTGCTGGCAGCCCGCTTCCTCAGCGGGCTGCCGCACGGCGCGTTCTTCGGCGTGGGCGCGGTCGTGGCCACCGGCATGGTCGCGCCGGAGCGCAAGGCGCGCTCGGTGTCCCTGATGTTCCTCGGCCTGACCGTCGCCAACATCGCGGGCGTCCCCGTCGCCACGCTGATGGGCCAGCACCTGGGCTGGCGGGCCACCTTCCTCGGCGTGAGCGCGATCGGCCTGGCCGCGATCGCGTCCCTCGCCCTGCTGATCCCGCACGACCGCGCCGCCGCACCCACCACCGGTCTGCGCGGCGAACTGGCGGCGCTGCGGTCGGTGCCGGTGTGGCTGGCCCTGGGCACCACGGTGGCCGGCTTCGGCGCGCTCTTCGCCGCGTACAGCTACATCACCCCGATGCTCACGGAAGCGGCGGGCTTCGCGGAGGGCAACGTGACGCTGCTCCTCGCCCTGTTCGGCGTCGGCGCGACGGCCGGCAACCTCCTCGGCGGCCGCCTCGCGGACCACTCCCTGCGCGGCACCCTGTTCGGCGGCCTCGTCTCCCTGGCGCTGGTGCTGCTGCTGTTCCCGGTCCTCATGCGGGCGGAGTGGAGCGCGGCCCTGTCCGTCGCCCTCCTCGGCATGGCGGCGTTCGTCACCGGCTCCCCGCTCCAGCTCATGGTCATGGAGAAGGCCGCCACGGCCCCCTCCCTCGCCTCCTCGGCCAACCAGGCGGCCTTCAACCTGGCGAACGCCGGCGGAGCCTGGATCGGCGGCCTCGCCCTGGCAGCGGGCTTCGGACCGACGTCGCCCGCGCCGGCGGGGGCGGGGCTGGCGGTACTGGGGCTGGGGGTGGCGGGGGTGGCCTGGGCGGTGGACCGCCGTCACGAGGTCGCCCACGAGGGGCGCGTGGTCGCCACCCACGTACCGGACCAGGCGGGCGTGCTGCACCACTGA
- a CDS encoding helix-turn-helix domain-containing protein encodes MVRRKDIDGSISVPDFYGKELRWQREAAGLSLERLVEGSFYGKSHLSDIEHGKRRMPMDLARHVDRILGTDGYFERHCEDVRRARRAGHAEYFEKVLEAEKHARTIEEWCPTVLPGLLQTPAYARAVILAGLPLSPDTEVEDKVNARMARADLFDVDHQIPEYWVILHESLITDPLLEPEDMAEQLDRIVELADRRRITSQVLLRKCVAHPFMTGSAKIMTFADAPPLFYTEALHSGDTIDDPALVGDYRKSYDRLRAVALSPETSLAMIRKAAGDYRNGKGPDRLE; translated from the coding sequence GTGGTCCGACGCAAGGACATCGACGGTTCGATCAGCGTCCCCGACTTCTACGGCAAGGAGTTGAGGTGGCAGCGGGAGGCCGCGGGTCTCTCGCTGGAACGGCTGGTCGAGGGCAGCTTCTACGGCAAGTCCCACCTCAGCGACATCGAGCACGGCAAGCGGCGCATGCCGATGGACCTGGCCCGGCACGTGGACCGGATCCTGGGCACCGACGGCTACTTCGAGCGTCACTGCGAGGATGTGCGCAGGGCGCGGCGCGCGGGCCACGCCGAGTACTTCGAAAAGGTCCTGGAGGCGGAGAAGCACGCCAGGACCATCGAAGAGTGGTGCCCCACTGTCCTGCCCGGGCTGCTGCAGACTCCGGCGTACGCCAGGGCCGTCATTCTGGCGGGCCTCCCGCTGTCCCCCGATACCGAGGTGGAAGACAAGGTCAACGCCCGAATGGCGCGCGCCGACCTCTTCGACGTGGATCACCAGATTCCCGAATACTGGGTGATCCTGCATGAGTCGCTGATCACTGATCCGCTGCTGGAGCCCGAAGACATGGCCGAGCAACTGGATCGGATCGTGGAGCTGGCGGATCGGCGCCGGATCACTTCGCAGGTACTCCTGCGGAAGTGCGTGGCGCATCCGTTCATGACCGGTTCAGCGAAGATCATGACCTTCGCTGATGCCCCGCCGCTGTTCTACACGGAGGCGTTGCACAGCGGTGACACCATCGATGATCCAGCTCTCGTAGGGGACTACCGCAAGTCGTACGATCGCCTCAGGGCCGTCGCGCTGTCACCGGAGACGTCCCTGGCCATGATCAGGAAAGCGGCAGGGGACTATCGAAATGGCAAGGGACCGGATCGACTTGAGTGA
- a CDS encoding NAD(+) synthase: protein MPALNFWSIYQHGFARVAACTGHTVLADPRGNAEAVLRHARRCAGEGVAVAVFPEMGLCGYSIEDLLLQDALLDEVEQALLDVVAGSADLLPVLVVGAPLRHRNRVYNCAVVVHRGRVLGVVPKSYPPNYREFYERRQIGDGADERGGSIRLGGESVPFGVDLLFAAEDVRGLVLHAEICEDMWVPVPPSAEAALAGATVLVNLSGSPITVGRAEDRKLLCRSASSRCLAAYVYAAAGLGESTTDLSWDGQAMVYENGVLLAETERFPLGDEYAVADVDLDLLRQERQRMGTFDDNRRTHDARTRDFRTVSFELDPPLTDLGLRRRLERFPFVPADADRLAQDCYEAYNIQVAGLQQRLAAIGGPKVVIGVSGGLDSTHALIVAARAMDRAGRPRSDILAWTLPGFATSDHTKDNAHKLMRSLGVTAAELDITPTARLMLKEMDHPFAAGEPVYDVTFENVQAGLRTDYLFRLANQRGGIVLGTGDLSELALGWSTYGVGDQMSHYNVNSGVPKTLMQHLIRWVISSGQFDEETGRTLAAILDTEISPELVPGEEMQSTESKIGPYALHDFTLFHVLRYGLRPSKIAFLAWHAWHDAEAGDWPPNFPEAKRMAYDLPDIRKWLEVFCRRFFAFAQFKRSAMPNGPKVSAGGSLSPRGDWRAPSDGNARAWLRDLARFDAPTT from the coding sequence GTGCCTGCCTTGAACTTCTGGTCGATCTATCAGCATGGCTTCGCGCGCGTCGCCGCGTGCACGGGTCACACGGTCCTCGCGGACCCGCGCGGCAACGCCGAGGCGGTCCTGCGCCACGCCCGCCGGTGCGCCGGTGAAGGAGTGGCCGTCGCCGTCTTCCCGGAGATGGGACTGTGCGGCTACTCGATCGAGGACCTGCTGCTCCAGGACGCGCTGCTCGACGAGGTCGAGCAGGCGCTCCTCGACGTGGTGGCCGGCTCGGCCGACCTGCTGCCGGTCCTGGTCGTCGGGGCGCCGCTGCGCCACCGCAACCGGGTCTACAACTGCGCGGTGGTCGTGCACCGCGGCCGGGTACTCGGCGTCGTGCCCAAGTCGTACCCGCCGAACTACCGCGAGTTCTACGAGCGCCGGCAGATCGGCGACGGCGCCGACGAGCGCGGCGGGTCGATCCGGCTCGGCGGCGAGTCCGTGCCGTTCGGCGTGGACCTGCTGTTCGCGGCCGAGGACGTGCGCGGGCTCGTGCTGCACGCGGAGATCTGCGAGGACATGTGGGTGCCGGTGCCGCCCAGCGCCGAGGCCGCCCTCGCCGGCGCGACCGTCCTGGTCAACCTCTCGGGCAGCCCCATCACCGTCGGGCGCGCCGAGGACCGCAAGCTGCTGTGCCGCTCGGCGTCCTCCCGCTGCCTGGCCGCGTACGTCTACGCGGCGGCCGGCCTCGGCGAGTCGACCACCGACCTGTCCTGGGACGGCCAGGCCATGGTCTACGAGAACGGCGTGCTGCTCGCCGAGACCGAGCGCTTCCCGCTCGGCGACGAGTACGCGGTGGCCGACGTCGACCTCGACCTGCTGCGCCAGGAGCGGCAGCGGATGGGCACGTTCGACGACAACCGCCGTACGCACGACGCCCGGACCCGTGACTTCCGCACCGTCTCCTTCGAGCTCGACCCGCCGCTCACCGACCTGGGGCTGCGCCGCCGCCTGGAGCGCTTCCCCTTCGTGCCGGCCGACGCCGACCGGCTCGCCCAGGACTGCTACGAGGCGTACAACATCCAGGTGGCGGGCCTCCAGCAGCGTCTGGCGGCCATCGGCGGACCCAAGGTGGTCATCGGCGTCTCCGGCGGCCTGGACTCCACCCACGCGCTGATCGTCGCCGCCCGCGCGATGGACCGCGCGGGCCGGCCGCGCAGCGACATCCTCGCCTGGACCCTGCCCGGCTTCGCCACCAGCGACCACACCAAGGACAACGCGCACAAGCTGATGCGCTCCCTCGGCGTCACCGCGGCCGAGCTGGACATCACGCCGACGGCACGGCTGATGCTGAAGGAGATGGACCACCCCTTCGCCGCCGGCGAGCCGGTGTACGACGTCACCTTCGAGAACGTGCAGGCGGGTCTGCGCACCGACTACCTGTTCCGGCTGGCCAACCAGCGCGGCGGCATCGTGCTCGGCACCGGCGACCTCTCCGAGCTGGCGCTCGGCTGGTCCACGTACGGCGTCGGCGACCAGATGAGCCACTACAACGTCAACTCGGGCGTGCCGAAGACGCTGATGCAGCACCTGATCCGCTGGGTCATCAGCAGCGGCCAGTTCGACGAGGAGACCGGCCGGACGCTCGCCGCGATCCTCGACACGGAGATCAGCCCCGAGCTGGTCCCGGGCGAGGAGATGCAGTCGACGGAGTCGAAGATCGGCCCGTACGCGCTGCACGACTTCACGCTCTTCCACGTGCTGCGCTACGGCCTGCGGCCCTCGAAGATCGCCTTCCTGGCCTGGCACGCCTGGCACGACGCCGAGGCCGGCGACTGGCCGCCGAACTTCCCCGAGGCCAAGCGGATGGCGTACGACCTGCCGGACATCCGGAAATGGCTCGAGGTCTTCTGCCGCCGCTTCTTCGCCTTCGCGCAGTTCAAGCGCTCGGCCATGCCGAACGGGCCGAAGGTCTCGGCGGGCGGCTCCCTCTCCCCGCGCGGCGACTGGCGCGCCCCGTCCGACGGCAACGCCCGGGCCTGGCTGCGCGACCTGGCCCGGTTCGACGCGCCTACGACCTGA
- a CDS encoding DUF6215 domain-containing protein yields MLGLILRFLPFWVREPLYIVIGSVFGVRIMYLAVHDHDWKAAGIGTVFLVFTAIRVHTVVKALRARRNPGPAPTPAAAPAPAPPVAGPPSSPAAPEKDHNAWGQALAAFGVFGALAAAIWLGPHMLPSDDNTTHPASCADSKDSEHDKLPKAYARTPGAVTGDELCEALNRPDLARLLGTPGETATTASGDNGTAALTDGKVAEPDAQVSFDTYSVKLSATYNHLSTAQYVRLFDIAGDRAEKDVRTVKVLGRPAFFSSDPTMKIEINFGEEHKSAPVQQGPLARTLSIALDRKDRGGSYDLTVWSQSGALPPDTALVDIAEKVLPRVLERSAG; encoded by the coding sequence GTGCTCGGTCTAATCCTCCGCTTCCTGCCCTTCTGGGTCCGCGAACCTCTCTACATCGTGATCGGGTCCGTCTTCGGCGTGCGCATCATGTACCTCGCCGTCCACGACCACGACTGGAAGGCGGCCGGGATCGGCACGGTGTTCCTCGTGTTCACCGCGATACGGGTCCACACGGTGGTCAAGGCGCTCCGCGCACGCCGGAACCCGGGCCCGGCCCCGACGCCGGCAGCCGCTCCGGCTCCGGCTCCGCCCGTCGCCGGGCCGCCGTCCTCCCCTGCCGCACCGGAGAAGGACCACAACGCATGGGGCCAGGCCCTCGCGGCCTTCGGCGTGTTCGGGGCGCTCGCGGCGGCGATCTGGCTGGGCCCCCACATGCTCCCGTCCGACGACAACACGACGCACCCCGCCTCGTGTGCGGACTCGAAGGACTCGGAGCACGACAAGCTGCCGAAGGCGTACGCGAGGACGCCCGGGGCCGTGACCGGTGACGAACTGTGCGAGGCGCTGAACCGCCCGGACCTCGCCCGGCTCCTCGGAACGCCCGGGGAGACCGCGACCACGGCTTCCGGCGACAACGGCACCGCCGCCCTGACCGACGGGAAGGTCGCCGAGCCGGACGCGCAGGTCTCGTTCGACACGTACAGCGTGAAGCTGTCGGCCACGTACAACCACCTGTCGACCGCCCAGTACGTGCGGCTGTTCGACATCGCGGGTGACAGGGCCGAGAAGGACGTCAGGACCGTCAAGGTCCTCGGCAGGCCCGCGTTCTTCTCCTCGGACCCCACCATGAAGATCGAGATCAACTTCGGCGAGGAGCACAAGAGCGCGCCGGTCCAGCAGGGCCCTCTGGCCAGGACGCTGTCCATCGCCCTCGACCGCAAGGACCGGGGCGGCTCCTACGACCTCACCGTCTGGAGCCAGTCCGGCGCCCTCCCGCCCGACACCGCCCTCGTCGACATCGCCGAGAAGGTCCTCCCGAGGGTCCTCGAACGGAGCGCCGGCTGA
- a CDS encoding DUF305 domain-containing protein, translating to MRRQHIGWVAGAAAAVLVAAGAITYAVAEDGGSGARTPGAESADAGFARDMAVHHQQAVEMSYIVRDRTKNVEVRRLAYDIAQTQANQRGMLLGWLDLWELPKVSAEPPMTWMGMGGMASGKDGALMPGMATNTDLKRLQTLSGKKAEVFYLQLMTAHHKGGIHMAEGCVAKCTVGVEKRLAQGMVDAQQSEIQLMADMLKERGAQPRS from the coding sequence GTGAGGCGGCAGCACATCGGCTGGGTGGCCGGCGCCGCCGCCGCGGTGCTGGTCGCCGCCGGCGCGATCACGTACGCGGTCGCCGAGGACGGCGGCTCGGGCGCGCGAACGCCGGGCGCGGAGTCCGCCGACGCCGGGTTCGCGCGGGACATGGCGGTGCACCACCAGCAGGCCGTCGAGATGTCGTACATCGTGCGCGACCGCACGAAGAACGTGGAGGTACGGCGGCTCGCCTACGACATCGCGCAGACGCAGGCCAACCAGCGCGGGATGCTGCTGGGCTGGCTGGACCTGTGGGAGCTGCCGAAGGTGTCGGCCGAGCCGCCGATGACCTGGATGGGCATGGGCGGCATGGCCTCCGGCAAGGACGGCGCGCTGATGCCGGGCATGGCGACCAACACCGACCTGAAGAGGCTTCAGACCCTCAGCGGCAAGAAGGCCGAGGTCTTCTACCTCCAGCTCATGACGGCCCATCACAAGGGCGGTATCCACATGGCCGAGGGCTGCGTCGCCAAGTGCACGGTGGGCGTGGAGAAGCGGCTCGCGCAGGGCATGGTCGACGCGCAGCAGTCGGAGATCCAGCTGATGGCCGACATGCTCAAGGAGCGGGGCGCACAACCCCGTTCGTGA
- a CDS encoding ATP-binding protein: protein MPDHSPTAPFELALLATPEAVPELRRRLGAFDFDVQLCVTELLTNVLDHLGAGTPVTVRVTGTPYGRTRVEVTDPDARALPVLLAAADTAESGRGLALIDALARRWGVDQGPDHKTVWCELPGQEVMNMPGTVASTTAEAVPTW from the coding sequence ATGCCCGACCACTCCCCCACGGCGCCCTTCGAGCTCGCGCTGCTCGCCACCCCCGAGGCGGTACCCGAACTGCGCCGCCGCCTGGGCGCGTTCGACTTCGACGTCCAGCTGTGCGTGACCGAGTTACTCACCAACGTCCTGGACCACCTCGGCGCGGGCACGCCGGTGACGGTACGGGTCACCGGCACGCCGTACGGCCGCACCCGCGTCGAGGTCACCGACCCGGACGCCCGCGCCCTCCCCGTCCTGCTGGCGGCCGCCGACACCGCCGAGTCGGGCCGGGGCCTGGCCCTGATCGACGCACTCGCCCGGCGGTGGGGCGTGGACCAGGGGCCGGACCACAAGACGGTGTGGTGCGAACTACCCGGCCAGGAAGTCATGAACATGCCCGGAACTGTGGCCTCCACCACGGCGGAAGCGGTCCCGACCTGGTGA
- a CDS encoding S53 family peptidase → MRSNRATVRAGVSMAAALPMIAGALALGIPAAHAADTPARDALAGTKPAWATAKADKGATADSARVNARVYLAGRDRAGLAAYAKAVSDPSSPLYGKYLSAKKAQARFGATKAQVSAVKSWLKSAGLQITGVTSHYVAVSGDVAAVEKAFGTQMHNFAKGAKTYRAPAKTASVPAGLQGAVLTVTGLDSAPHKSTHDDQLPPPDAVFKNSGPFSSYYGSKIATTLPDAYGQKIPYAIKGYTGKQLRAAYGAGTYTGKHVRVAITDAYASPTIAFDAGKYAVKNGDAAWTTGQLHQALPKNYTKTEECGAAGWYGEETLDVEAVHAVAPSADVTYVGAASCYDDDLLDSLSKVVDQHLADIVSNSWGDVEANQTPDLAAAYDQVFQLGAVQGIGFYFSSGDNGDEVAHTKTKQVDTPANSAWVTAVGGTSLAVGKGDKYQWETGWGTEKATLSADGKSWTNFPGAYTSGAGGGTSKTVPQPYYQKNVVPKALATANNAAGNRVVPDIAAIADPNTGFLVGQTQTFPDGTEQYSEYRIGGTSLAAPVIAAVQALAQEAGGGKAIGFANPSIYAQYGKKGVFHDVTDKPTGTDLAVARIDFVNGFDAAGGLATSVRSLGKDSSLSAVKGYDDVTGVGSPADGYVQSYRRH, encoded by the coding sequence ATGAGATCCAACCGCGCCACCGTGCGCGCCGGCGTGAGCATGGCAGCGGCGCTGCCCATGATCGCCGGAGCGCTGGCGCTCGGCATACCCGCGGCGCACGCCGCGGACACCCCGGCCCGTGACGCGCTGGCGGGCACCAAGCCCGCGTGGGCCACGGCCAAGGCGGACAAGGGTGCCACTGCCGACAGCGCGCGCGTCAACGCCCGGGTCTACCTGGCCGGCCGGGACAGGGCCGGACTCGCCGCCTACGCCAAGGCCGTGTCCGACCCCAGCTCGCCGCTGTACGGGAAGTACCTGAGCGCCAAGAAGGCGCAGGCCCGCTTCGGGGCCACCAAGGCGCAGGTCTCCGCGGTCAAGTCCTGGCTGAAGTCGGCCGGACTGCAGATCACCGGGGTCACCTCGCACTACGTCGCCGTCTCCGGTGACGTCGCCGCCGTCGAGAAGGCGTTCGGCACCCAGATGCACAACTTCGCCAAGGGCGCGAAGACCTACCGCGCCCCGGCGAAGACCGCCTCGGTGCCGGCCGGTCTGCAGGGCGCCGTCCTGACCGTCACCGGCCTGGACAGCGCGCCGCACAAGTCGACCCACGACGACCAGCTCCCGCCCCCGGACGCCGTGTTCAAGAACTCCGGGCCGTTCTCCTCGTACTACGGCTCGAAGATCGCGACCACGCTGCCGGACGCGTACGGCCAGAAGATCCCGTACGCGATCAAGGGCTACACCGGCAAGCAGCTGCGCGCCGCCTACGGCGCGGGCACCTACACCGGCAAGCACGTCCGCGTCGCGATCACCGACGCGTACGCCTCGCCGACCATCGCCTTCGACGCCGGCAAGTACGCGGTGAAGAACGGTGACGCGGCCTGGACGACCGGCCAGCTGCACCAGGCGCTGCCGAAGAACTACACGAAGACCGAGGAGTGCGGCGCGGCCGGCTGGTACGGCGAGGAGACCCTCGACGTCGAGGCCGTGCACGCCGTCGCACCGAGCGCCGACGTCACCTACGTGGGCGCCGCGTCCTGCTACGACGACGACCTGCTCGACTCGCTCAGCAAGGTCGTCGACCAGCACCTGGCCGACATCGTCTCCAACTCGTGGGGCGACGTCGAGGCCAACCAGACGCCGGACCTCGCGGCCGCCTACGACCAGGTCTTCCAGCTCGGCGCTGTCCAGGGCATCGGCTTCTACTTCTCCTCCGGTGACAACGGCGACGAGGTCGCCCACACCAAGACGAAGCAGGTCGACACCCCGGCCAACTCGGCGTGGGTGACCGCGGTCGGCGGCACCTCGCTGGCCGTCGGCAAGGGCGACAAGTACCAGTGGGAGACCGGCTGGGGCACCGAGAAGGCGACCCTGTCGGCCGACGGCAAGAGCTGGACGAACTTCCCCGGCGCGTACACCTCGGGCGCGGGCGGTGGCACCAGCAAGACGGTGCCGCAGCCGTACTACCAGAAGAACGTCGTCCCGAAGGCGCTGGCCACGGCCAACAACGCCGCCGGCAACCGCGTCGTCCCGGACATCGCGGCCATCGCCGACCCGAACACCGGCTTCCTGGTCGGCCAGACCCAGACCTTCCCCGACGGCACCGAGCAGTACAGCGAGTACCGCATCGGCGGCACCTCGCTGGCCGCCCCGGTGATCGCGGCGGTCCAGGCCCTGGCCCAGGAGGCGGGCGGCGGCAAGGCGATCGGCTTCGCCAACCCGTCGATCTACGCCCAGTACGGCAAGAAGGGCGTCTTCCACGACGTCACGGACAAGCCGACCGGCACCGACCTGGCCGTGGCCCGGATCGACTTCGTGAACGGCTTCGACGCCGCCGGTGGGCTCGCGACCTCGGTCCGCAGCCTCGGCAAGGACAGCTCGCTGTCCGCGGTGAAGGGCTACGATGACGTCACCGGCGTGGGTTCGCCCGCGGACGGCTACGTCCAGTCCTACCGCCGGCACTGA
- a CDS encoding DUF397 domain-containing protein encodes MARDRIDLSEALWLKSSYSNATGGDCLEVAANFPGLVPVRDSKVPDGDVLLIGAAAWAPFVDALRS; translated from the coding sequence ATGGCAAGGGACCGGATCGACTTGAGTGAAGCGCTCTGGCTCAAGAGCAGCTACAGCAACGCAACCGGAGGCGACTGCCTCGAAGTTGCCGCCAACTTCCCCGGCCTCGTCCCCGTCCGGGACTCCAAGGTCCCGGACGGGGACGTCCTGCTGATCGGTGCCGCCGCCTGGGCCCCCTTCGTGGACGCCCTCAGGTCGTAG
- a CDS encoding DUF3105 domain-containing protein, whose translation MGSAKNNSAAARKARVDEMRRAERSRERRNRVLTVAASVVVVAGLVVGGVVLVNSQSGKKDSAAGSDGKGGSSGDSGHFTTGSDGVRTWSGKLSRTHVTTKVSYPMHPPVGGNHNPVWLNCNGDVYPKPVQDENAVHALEHGAVWVTYTAKAPKADVDALAAKVKKTPYSLMSPYENQAAPLILSAWGHQVSVKSASDPEVDKFFATYVQGKQTPEPGASCTGGMMK comes from the coding sequence ATGGGTTCCGCCAAGAACAACAGCGCGGCCGCGCGCAAGGCCCGCGTCGACGAGATGCGGCGCGCCGAGCGCAGCCGGGAGCGCCGCAACCGGGTGCTCACCGTCGCCGCGAGCGTGGTGGTCGTCGCCGGTCTCGTCGTCGGCGGTGTGGTGCTGGTGAACTCGCAGTCGGGCAAGAAGGACTCGGCCGCGGGCAGCGACGGCAAGGGCGGCTCGTCCGGGGACTCCGGGCACTTCACCACCGGCTCGGACGGGGTGAGGACCTGGTCCGGGAAGCTGTCGCGGACGCACGTGACGACCAAGGTGTCGTACCCGATGCACCCGCCGGTCGGCGGCAACCACAACCCGGTCTGGCTGAACTGCAACGGTGACGTCTACCCCAAGCCGGTGCAGGACGAGAACGCCGTGCACGCGCTGGAGCACGGCGCGGTCTGGGTGACGTACACCGCGAAGGCACCGAAGGCGGACGTGGACGCGCTCGCGGCGAAGGTCAAGAAGACGCCGTACTCGCTGATGAGCCCGTACGAGAACCAGGCCGCCCCGCTGATCCTGTCGGCCTGGGGTCACCAGGTGAGCGTGAAGAGCGCGAGCGACCCGGAGGTGGACAAGTTCTTCGCCACCTACGTGCAGGGCAAGCAGACGCCCGAGCCGGGCGCCTCGTGCACGGGCGGGATGATGAAGTGA
- a CDS encoding TetR/AcrR family transcriptional regulator, whose protein sequence is MSLAESRPRPDGPARGRPRSEAVERAIIEGVMQLLEEGVPLAELSIERVARTAGVGKATIYRRWSGKEELFVDVVRAAEPPDPELPGTSMRDDLVVLLESLRRRGLATRSSVILHNVYAQMKSSPRIWAAYHASVIAPRRAIGMDVLRRGLRDGELRPDVDLELVNDMFVGPMLVRSVMRPDAELPEGLAEEIVDTVLAGLRPVSSTAP, encoded by the coding sequence GTGAGCCTTGCCGAAAGCCGGCCGCGGCCGGACGGGCCCGCGCGGGGACGACCGCGCAGTGAGGCCGTGGAACGAGCCATCATCGAGGGCGTGATGCAGCTCCTGGAGGAGGGCGTGCCCCTCGCCGAGCTCTCCATCGAGCGCGTCGCCCGCACGGCAGGCGTCGGCAAGGCCACCATCTACCGCCGCTGGAGCGGCAAGGAGGAACTGTTCGTCGACGTCGTGCGCGCCGCCGAACCCCCGGACCCCGAACTCCCGGGCACCTCCATGCGCGACGACCTCGTCGTCCTGCTGGAGAGCCTGCGCCGGCGCGGTCTCGCCACCCGATCCTCGGTGATCCTGCACAACGTGTACGCCCAGATGAAGTCCAGCCCCCGGATCTGGGCCGCCTACCACGCCAGCGTCATAGCGCCCCGGCGCGCGATCGGCATGGACGTGCTGCGCCGGGGGCTGCGCGACGGCGAACTGCGGCCGGACGTCGACCTGGAGCTGGTCAACGACATGTTCGTCGGCCCCATGCTGGTGCGCTCCGTCATGCGCCCGGACGCCGAGCTGCCCGAGGGCCTCGCGGAGGAGATCGTCGACACGGTCCTGGCCGGCCTACGGCCCGTCAGCTCGACAGCCCCGTAG